In Devosia chinhatensis, the following are encoded in one genomic region:
- a CDS encoding MotE family protein translates to MNNIRLLPIVIMAVAALLVLKTAGLLTNGGYVLAGVTRAEAAGGGGHGGAAPAAAPGETVSLPSEPTLADVTPTVTDTTPVLGAEAASAGHGASAGAHGAPAEAPATEASDTSDPEAAHAGAEHGGEVTNVVAAENACAPRPVGEGEQTAADGQLTVIAGDCPPPADALPQLVTSEGMVPMSAGDNGATEQALLERLASRRTELQTYEQELAMRASLVDAAEKRIEERQATLQSIEDQIASLVEQRKQMEEGQFASIVSMYETMKPKDAAKIFDNLDMDVLFRVSKMMNPRKMAPILAEMSTARAQELTVRMASADADPLDSMTPDALAALPQIVGQ, encoded by the coding sequence GTGAACAACATTCGCCTCCTGCCCATCGTCATCATGGCTGTCGCAGCCCTGCTGGTCCTCAAGACCGCAGGCCTGCTCACCAATGGCGGCTATGTGCTTGCAGGGGTGACGCGAGCCGAAGCCGCGGGTGGCGGCGGGCATGGCGGCGCGGCTCCTGCCGCGGCGCCGGGCGAGACCGTTTCGCTGCCGTCCGAACCGACGCTGGCGGACGTGACGCCGACCGTGACCGACACCACGCCGGTGCTTGGTGCCGAGGCGGCATCGGCCGGGCATGGCGCGTCTGCGGGGGCGCATGGGGCCCCGGCCGAAGCTCCTGCGACTGAGGCTTCAGATACAAGCGACCCCGAAGCGGCGCACGCCGGGGCTGAGCATGGCGGCGAGGTGACCAATGTTGTCGCTGCCGAGAATGCCTGCGCTCCCCGTCCAGTGGGTGAAGGCGAACAGACTGCAGCCGACGGCCAGCTGACGGTGATTGCAGGCGATTGCCCGCCTCCCGCTGATGCCCTGCCGCAATTGGTGACCTCCGAAGGCATGGTGCCCATGAGCGCCGGTGATAATGGCGCCACCGAGCAAGCGCTGCTCGAGCGTCTGGCCAGCCGGCGTACCGAGCTGCAGACCTACGAGCAGGAACTGGCCATGCGTGCCTCGCTGGTCGACGCGGCCGAAAAGCGCATCGAAGAGCGGCAGGCGACCCTGCAGTCCATCGAGGATCAGATCGCCTCCCTGGTCGAGCAGCGCAAGCAGATGGAAGAAGGCCAGTTTGCCAGCATCGTCTCCATGTACGAGACCATGAAGCCCAAGGATGCGGCAAAGATTTTCGACAATCTCGACATGGACGTGCTGTTCCGCGTCTCCAAGATGATGAACCCGCGCAAGATGGCGCCCATCCTTGCCGAGATGAGCACCGCGCGCGCCCAGGAATTGACGGTGCGCATGGCTTCCGCAGACGCCGACCCGCTCGACAGCATGACACCCGACGCCCTGGCGGCACTGCCGCAGATCGTTGGCCAGTAA
- a CDS encoding DUF6468 domain-containing protein has product MFGLPLGIFVEGAVAVLLALTIGYCIVLNQRLKRLHQDKDAMRQMIADLIGATNLANQAIKELKSSAVEADLALTARLEEAERFGIELANHVNAGTVLMERIARITSVARHSQAVEPVEEPNKVQSALQQLSSRVRNRGAAA; this is encoded by the coding sequence ATGTTCGGGCTGCCGCTGGGAATTTTTGTCGAAGGCGCCGTGGCTGTGCTGCTGGCTTTGACGATCGGCTATTGCATTGTCCTCAACCAGCGCCTCAAGCGCCTGCATCAGGACAAGGACGCGATGCGCCAGATGATCGCCGATCTGATCGGGGCCACCAATCTGGCCAATCAGGCGATCAAAGAGCTCAAGTCCAGCGCGGTTGAGGCCGATTTGGCGCTGACGGCGCGGCTCGAGGAAGCCGAGCGGTTCGGCATCGAACTTGCCAACCACGTCAATGCCGGTACCGTGCTGATGGAACGCATTGCGCGCATCACCAGCGTGGCTCGCCACAGCCAGGCCGTCGAGCCGGTCGAAGAGCCCAACAAGGTCCAGTCGGCGCTGCAGCAATTGTCGTCACGTGTGCGGAACCGCGGAGCCGCGGCGTGA
- the fliM gene encoding flagellar motor switch protein FliM, giving the protein MPGPSDQDKLSDDWGLDSLDIAGAPDSTENAEMSEEERAAAAAAEWAAMLEGGDGGDDGGPDRVLNQDEIDSLLGFDASAAGNVELSGVQALINSALVSYERLPMLEIVFDRLVRLATTSLRNFTSDNVEVTMDSISSVRFGDYLNSIPLPAILSVIKAEEWENYGLLTVDSNLIYSMIDVLLGGRRVGGNIRVEGRPYTTIEMALARRMIEVILEDTHRAFEPVTQVHFRLERMETNPRFAAISRPGNAAILIELRIEMDDRGGKIEILLPYATIEPIREQLLQMFMGEKFGRDPIWEGHLATEIYQADVEIEAVLHEQNLPLSKVLNLEPGHTLMFERTPTDPIRLRCGDVELTEAIMGHIGKNVSVRVTRPLNPPKVTMAAFEAIDETMEGR; this is encoded by the coding sequence ATGCCCGGACCCAGCGACCAGGATAAGCTCAGCGACGATTGGGGCCTTGACAGCCTCGACATTGCCGGCGCTCCGGACAGCACCGAAAATGCGGAAATGTCGGAGGAAGAGCGCGCTGCAGCCGCGGCTGCGGAATGGGCCGCCATGCTCGAAGGCGGCGATGGAGGCGATGACGGCGGGCCGGATCGCGTCCTCAACCAGGACGAGATCGACAGCCTGCTCGGATTCGACGCCAGCGCTGCGGGCAATGTCGAGCTCAGCGGCGTCCAGGCGCTCATCAATTCGGCGCTGGTCTCCTATGAACGCCTGCCAATGCTCGAAATCGTCTTCGACCGGCTGGTGCGGCTGGCGACGACCTCGCTGCGCAATTTCACCTCCGACAATGTCGAGGTGACGATGGATTCGATTTCTTCGGTCCGCTTCGGCGACTATCTCAATTCCATTCCGCTGCCGGCGATCCTTTCGGTCATCAAGGCCGAGGAATGGGAGAATTACGGCCTTCTGACGGTCGATTCCAATCTCATCTATTCCATGATCGACGTGCTGCTCGGCGGTCGCCGGGTGGGTGGCAATATCCGCGTCGAGGGCCGGCCCTATACGACCATCGAGATGGCGCTGGCCCGGCGCATGATCGAGGTTATCCTCGAAGACACCCATCGTGCCTTCGAGCCGGTGACGCAGGTTCATTTCCGGCTCGAGCGCATGGAGACCAATCCGCGCTTCGCCGCCATTTCCAGACCCGGCAATGCGGCCATCCTGATCGAGTTGCGGATCGAAATGGACGATCGCGGGGGGAAGATCGAAATTCTGCTGCCCTATGCGACCATCGAGCCGATCCGCGAACAGCTGCTGCAGATGTTCATGGGTGAAAAGTTTGGTCGCGACCCCATCTGGGAAGGTCATCTGGCCACCGAAATCTATCAGGCCGACGTCGAGATCGAGGCGGTGCTACACGAGCAGAACCTGCCATTGTCCAAGGTGCTCAACCTAGAGCCGGGGCATACCTTGATGTTCGAGCGCACGCCCACCGACCCGATCCGGCTGCGCTGCGGCGATGTCGAGCTTACCGAGGCCATCATGGGCCATATCGGCAAGAATGTTTCCGTGCGGGTCACACGCCCGCTCAATCCGCCCAAGGTCACCATGGCGGCCTTCGAGGCAATAGACGAGACGATGGAAGGACGATGA
- a CDS encoding flagellar basal body-associated FliL family protein — MAAEAEVATEAPEKKGIPKLFIIIGAAVLVLLLAGGGLFFFMSSSGSAPAEGAADGHGAEQAAAHDTFIFNLAPMMVNLNTEDDRTSVMKLTVGLEVADEHMMTEIQPRLPKVIDAFQVYMRELRRSDLEGSAGIYRLKEELLRRVNLAIYPGHVKSILFREILVQ, encoded by the coding sequence ATGGCTGCGGAAGCAGAAGTCGCGACGGAAGCGCCGGAGAAGAAGGGCATTCCCAAGCTCTTCATCATCATCGGTGCCGCCGTGCTTGTGCTGTTGCTTGCGGGCGGCGGCCTCTTCTTCTTCATGTCCTCGTCTGGCTCGGCTCCCGCAGAGGGTGCTGCCGATGGGCATGGCGCCGAGCAGGCTGCGGCGCACGACACCTTCATTTTCAACCTCGCGCCCATGATGGTGAATCTCAACACCGAGGATGACCGCACTTCCGTCATGAAGCTCACCGTCGGGCTGGAAGTGGCCGACGAGCACATGATGACCGAGATCCAGCCGCGCCTGCCCAAGGTGATCGATGCGTTTCAGGTCTATATGCGCGAATTGCGGCGCAGCGACCTCGAAGGGTCGGCCGGCATCTATCGGCTCAAGGAAGAATTGCTGCGGCGGGTCAATCTCGCCATTTATCCTGGCCACGTGAAGAGCATCCTCTTCCGCGAAATCCTGGTGCAGTGA
- the flgF gene encoding flagellar basal-body rod protein FlgF, protein MIGNAQLISLSRQIALQRQMDVVAHNVANINTTGFKAEQILFEQYEMPVARDRTFPNLDQPLAYVQDWATIHDLSGGAMVQTGNELDIALNGNGFLAVQTPAGERWTRAGSLQIDNAGTLVDLSGNPVLGNGGPIQFGPDESGITIAPDGSIASSAGAKGQLRIVEFANPQALVREGSNLFSGGTPGANAGTRVMQGHIEKSNVSGVSEMAELIRVTRAYESIASLTQKQDELRRSAIQRLGDTNA, encoded by the coding sequence ATGATCGGGAATGCACAACTCATCAGCTTGTCGCGGCAGATTGCGCTTCAGCGGCAGATGGATGTGGTGGCGCACAATGTCGCCAACATCAACACGACCGGTTTCAAGGCCGAGCAGATCCTGTTCGAGCAATACGAGATGCCCGTCGCCCGTGACCGCACCTTCCCCAATCTCGACCAGCCTCTGGCCTATGTACAGGACTGGGCAACGATCCACGATCTGTCCGGCGGCGCGATGGTCCAGACCGGCAACGAGCTCGACATTGCCCTGAACGGCAACGGCTTCCTGGCAGTGCAGACTCCGGCCGGCGAGCGCTGGACCCGCGCCGGCTCGCTGCAGATCGACAATGCCGGCACCCTGGTCGACCTCTCCGGCAATCCTGTTCTGGGTAATGGCGGCCCGATCCAGTTCGGCCCGGATGAAAGCGGCATCACCATCGCTCCCGATGGATCGATCGCCAGCAGCGCCGGCGCCAAGGGGCAATTGCGGATCGTCGAATTCGCCAATCCGCAGGCCTTGGTGCGCGAAGGCAGCAACCTGTTCTCCGGCGGCACGCCCGGCGCCAATGCCGGCACGCGCGTCATGCAGGGCCATATCGAGAAGTCCAACGTCTCGGGTGTTTCGGAAATGGCCGAACTGATCCGCGTGACCCGCGCCTATGAATCCATTGCCTCCCTGACGCAGAAGCAGGACGAGCTCCGTCGCTCGGCCATCCAGCGTCTCGGCGACACCAACGCCTGA
- the flgG gene encoding flagellar basal-body rod protein FlgG — protein MKALYIASTGMSAQERNVEVISNNIANMRTTGYKRQRAEFQDLLYQQITRAGSQTSDQGTMVPAGLEIGSGVRTVATPRVMSQGSVNMTERELDVAIRGEGFFMIQLPDGRTGYTRDGSFERSADGTLVNSSGYVVDPGITVPGDARGVSISPEGTVEAYIGTDTAPTQLGQLQLARFVNKSGLESMGDNLFLETAASGPAQVSLPNADGAGDLLQNYLELANVNSVTEIADLIAAQRAYEMNARVISGADQMMQATSQLR, from the coding sequence ATGAAAGCCCTTTACATCGCATCGACCGGCATGAGCGCCCAGGAACGCAATGTCGAAGTCATTTCCAACAACATCGCCAACATGCGCACGACCGGCTACAAGCGCCAGCGTGCCGAATTCCAGGACCTGCTCTACCAGCAGATCACCCGCGCCGGTTCGCAGACCTCCGACCAGGGCACCATGGTGCCGGCCGGCCTCGAAATTGGTTCGGGCGTGCGCACCGTGGCCACCCCCCGCGTCATGAGCCAGGGCTCGGTGAACATGACCGAGCGTGAGCTGGACGTCGCCATCCGCGGCGAGGGCTTCTTCATGATCCAGCTGCCCGACGGCCGCACGGGCTATACCCGCGACGGCTCGTTCGAGCGCAGCGCCGACGGCACGCTGGTCAATTCCTCCGGCTATGTCGTGGACCCCGGTATCACCGTGCCTGGCGACGCCCGCGGCGTCTCGATTTCGCCCGAAGGCACCGTCGAAGCCTATATCGGCACCGATACCGCTCCGACCCAGCTTGGCCAACTGCAACTGGCCCGCTTCGTCAACAAGTCTGGCCTCGAATCCATGGGCGACAATCTGTTCCTGGAAACCGCCGCCAGCGGCCCGGCCCAGGTCAGCCTGCCCAATGCGGATGGCGCCGGCGACCTGCTGCAGAACTATCTCGAACTGGCCAACGTCAACTCGGTGACCGAAATCGCCGATCTGATCGCAGCCCAGCGCGCCTACGAAATGAACGCTCGCGTCATCTCCGGTGCCGACCAGATGATGCAGGCGACGAGCCAGCTGCGCTGA
- the flgA gene encoding flagellar basal body P-ring formation chaperone FlgA, whose amino-acid sequence MKVNRSIIALLALVLSTGSALANPVLKSSVVVIEPIVTVGDMFENAGTLAEQPLFRAPLPGTTGNVDLTAIQAATSRIGLESFEANGLAMVRVSRASALVDQTLLSGLIVEDLRSRGILAGGTMAEVQLSRPLDPIQAEARDVPAQLDTLRYLPGNGSFSARFIVAGLAQPLDLSGTIALSVEAAHLASNLPAGTVLQPDNFVMRPISLQQADAQGIAPLEQLVGMALNRQSREGMLVRPSDVSVPLTVAKNDLVTIYYRQGPMTLTVRGQAVTGAAKDTPLQVLNLISKRVITAKAIAPGAVEVTSAPMTLAGL is encoded by the coding sequence ATGAAAGTGAACCGCTCCATCATCGCCCTCCTTGCTCTGGTGCTTTCCACCGGGAGCGCCCTGGCCAATCCCGTGCTCAAGTCGAGCGTCGTGGTGATCGAGCCGATCGTCACGGTCGGCGACATGTTCGAAAATGCCGGCACGCTGGCCGAGCAGCCGCTGTTCCGCGCGCCCCTGCCCGGCACCACCGGCAATGTCGACCTGACCGCGATCCAGGCGGCAACCAGCCGTATCGGGCTCGAGAGCTTCGAAGCCAATGGGCTGGCCATGGTCCGCGTCTCGAGGGCCTCAGCCCTGGTGGATCAAACCCTTCTGTCAGGCCTCATCGTCGAGGATTTGCGCAGCCGAGGCATCCTTGCCGGCGGCACCATGGCCGAGGTGCAGCTCTCCCGGCCACTCGATCCTATCCAGGCCGAAGCCCGGGACGTGCCGGCACAGCTCGATACCCTGCGCTACCTGCCCGGCAACGGCTCGTTCTCCGCACGCTTCATCGTCGCAGGTTTGGCCCAGCCGCTGGATCTGTCAGGCACGATCGCACTGAGCGTGGAAGCCGCCCATCTGGCCTCGAACCTGCCGGCCGGTACGGTGCTCCAACCTGATAATTTCGTGATGCGCCCCATCTCGCTTCAACAGGCCGATGCGCAGGGGATCGCGCCGCTCGAGCAATTGGTCGGCATGGCGCTCAACCGCCAGAGCCGCGAGGGCATGCTGGTGCGCCCCAGCGACGTCAGCGTGCCCCTGACCGTAGCCAAGAACGATCTGGTCACCATCTATTATCGCCAGGGTCCGATGACCCTCACCGTTCGTGGACAGGCCGTTACCGGCGCTGCCAAGGACACGCCGCTGCAGGTGCTGAACCTGATCTCCAAGCGCGTCATCACTGCCAAAGCAATCGCCCCGGGTGCCGTGGAAGTCACTTCCGCGCCGATGACCCTGGCCGGCCTCTAA
- the flgH gene encoding flagellar basal body L-ring protein FlgH codes for MNLFKLAAILTVAASLAGCQTMDRLANVGQAPALNAINDPTAMAGYQPVRMPMPEPIADTYQPNSLYRTSAKGFFKDERAHRIGDILTVLVTIDDSAQINNQTQRNRTSSNSAGMGGIFGAGFTNVVGASVDPAAAIDFNSGMRDAGTGSVNRKENLETTVAAVVTQVLPNGNLVIEGRQEVRVNFEVRDMIVAGIVRPSDIQANNTIQSSKIAEARISYGGRGQITDVQQSRYGQQVMDAILPF; via the coding sequence ATGAACCTCTTCAAGCTCGCCGCCATCCTGACCGTCGCCGCCAGTCTCGCCGGTTGCCAGACCATGGACCGCCTCGCCAATGTCGGCCAGGCCCCGGCGCTGAATGCGATCAACGATCCGACTGCCATGGCCGGCTACCAGCCCGTCCGCATGCCGATGCCCGAGCCCATCGCAGACACCTACCAGCCCAATTCGCTCTACCGCACCTCGGCCAAGGGCTTCTTCAAGGATGAGCGGGCCCACCGCATCGGCGACATCCTGACCGTGCTCGTTACCATCGACGACAGCGCCCAGATCAATAACCAGACCCAGCGCAATCGTACCTCCTCGAACTCCGCCGGCATGGGCGGGATCTTCGGCGCAGGTTTCACCAATGTGGTGGGCGCCAGCGTCGACCCTGCGGCCGCCATCGATTTCAATTCGGGTATGCGCGATGCCGGTACCGGCTCGGTCAATCGCAAGGAGAACCTCGAAACCACGGTCGCAGCGGTGGTCACTCAAGTGCTGCCCAACGGCAATCTGGTGATCGAAGGTCGCCAGGAAGTGCGCGTCAATTTCGAGGTCCGCGACATGATCGTCGCCGGCATCGTCCGCCCCTCCGATATCCAGGCCAATAACACGATCCAGTCCAGCAAGATCGCCGAAGCCCGCATTTCCTATGGTGGTCGCGGCCAGATCACGGACGTCCAGCAATCCCGCTACGGCCAGCAGGTGATGGACGCGATCCTCCCCTTCTGA
- a CDS encoding carboxypeptidase M32: MSFAKLDALGRQLEALEHALSILGADEATHMAVGGGEKRAEAMSNLAGMYHAKATAPEIGDWIEKAKNEDLDSDQRLAVAEFERSYVNATCLPTEFVQRRTAATMRSEQLWRDLRAKGDWVSFLPALEGVVALVREEAALRADATGLAPYDALMDQYDPGNRTAEIDGVFTDLKGFLKDFVPEALAVQEQRLAQRARKSLNGPYPIEKQRELGLAAMRATGFDFTHGSLAVSHHPFCGGVPTDVRMTTRYRTDEFLSSLMGVLHETGHALYEQGLPKDWSHWPLGKARGMGMHESQSLFVEMQIARSAEFWEFMLPLVHQHLGADAIAGWDIDDILAEVNFVERGYIRVDADEVTYPLHVILRYELEQDLVSGRIEASQIPEAWDAKMTEYLGISTLNDPKDGPMQDVHWPGGAFGYFPSYTLGAMIAAQLGAAMRKDIPDMGTQMRKGEFAAINQWRADRVWNQASRYSTPDLITRATGEPLNADHFKAHLRTRYGA; the protein is encoded by the coding sequence ATGTCCTTTGCCAAACTCGACGCGCTCGGCCGCCAGCTGGAAGCGCTCGAACACGCCCTCTCCATCCTCGGCGCCGACGAGGCCACGCATATGGCCGTGGGCGGCGGTGAAAAGCGGGCCGAGGCCATGTCCAACCTTGCCGGCATGTATCATGCCAAAGCCACCGCCCCCGAAATTGGCGACTGGATCGAAAAGGCCAAAAACGAGGACCTCGACAGCGACCAGCGCCTGGCCGTCGCCGAGTTCGAGCGCAGCTATGTCAATGCGACCTGCCTGCCGACTGAATTCGTTCAGCGCCGCACCGCGGCCACCATGCGCTCCGAACAGCTCTGGCGAGACCTCCGCGCCAAGGGTGACTGGGTTAGTTTCCTGCCCGCGCTGGAAGGCGTGGTGGCTCTGGTGCGCGAAGAGGCGGCCCTGCGCGCCGACGCCACCGGCCTGGCGCCGTATGATGCCCTCATGGACCAATATGATCCGGGCAACCGCACCGCGGAGATCGATGGCGTCTTCACCGATCTCAAGGGCTTCCTCAAGGATTTCGTGCCCGAGGCGCTCGCGGTGCAGGAGCAGCGTCTCGCCCAGCGGGCGCGCAAGAGCCTCAATGGTCCCTACCCGATCGAAAAGCAGCGGGAACTTGGCCTTGCCGCCATGCGCGCCACTGGCTTCGACTTCACCCATGGCTCGCTCGCCGTCTCACACCACCCCTTCTGTGGCGGCGTGCCGACGGACGTGCGCATGACGACGCGCTACCGCACAGACGAATTCCTGTCTTCCCTGATGGGTGTTCTGCACGAGACGGGTCACGCACTCTATGAGCAGGGTCTGCCCAAGGACTGGTCGCATTGGCCGCTGGGCAAGGCGCGCGGCATGGGCATGCATGAAAGCCAGAGCCTGTTCGTGGAGATGCAGATCGCCCGCAGCGCCGAATTCTGGGAATTCATGCTGCCGCTGGTGCACCAGCATCTGGGTGCAGATGCCATCGCCGGTTGGGATATCGACGACATCCTGGCCGAGGTGAACTTCGTCGAGCGCGGCTATATCCGCGTCGACGCCGACGAGGTGACGTACCCGCTGCACGTGATCCTGCGCTATGAGCTCGAGCAGGACCTCGTCTCCGGCCGGATCGAGGCCAGCCAGATCCCGGAAGCCTGGGACGCCAAGATGACCGAATATCTGGGGATCTCGACCCTGAACGATCCCAAGGACGGCCCGATGCAGGACGTGCACTGGCCCGGCGGCGCCTTCGGCTATTTCCCCAGCTACACTTTGGGCGCCATGATCGCTGCTCAGCTCGGCGCTGCCATGCGCAAGGATATTCCCGACATGGGCACGCAGATGCGCAAGGGCGAGTTCGCCGCCATCAATCAATGGCGCGCGGACCGGGTCTGGAACCAGGCGTCGCGTTACTCAACGCCCGACCTCATCACCCGCGCCACTGGTGAGCCGCTCAACGCCGATCACTTCAAGGCGCATCTGCGTACGCGCTATGGCGCATAA
- a CDS encoding curlin: MIRTVLISALTATLLAGALAPATANDIIIDQYGYGNQVGGNQSGWNNRFGVKQQGWWNNAISQQNGSRNTSAIGQQGNRNLGQVWQNGRNNAAGIGQFGDNHTSVITQDGYGNVTAGVQVGNGCSADVVQRGSNNVTAFVQVCK; this comes from the coding sequence ATGATCCGCACCGTTCTCATCAGCGCCCTCACCGCCACCCTGCTGGCAGGTGCCCTGGCCCCCGCGACCGCCAATGACATCATCATCGATCAGTATGGCTACGGCAATCAGGTCGGCGGCAACCAGTCCGGCTGGAACAATCGTTTCGGCGTCAAGCAGCAGGGTTGGTGGAACAATGCCATCAGCCAGCAGAACGGCAGTCGCAACACCTCGGCCATCGGCCAGCAGGGCAACCGCAATCTCGGCCAGGTCTGGCAGAACGGCCGCAACAATGCCGCTGGTATCGGCCAGTTCGGCGATAACCATACCTCGGTGATCACCCAGGACGGCTACGGCAACGTCACGGCTGGCGTGCAGGTGGGCAATGGCTGCAGTGCGGACGTGGTGCAGCGCGGCTCCAACAACGTCACCGCCTTCGTGCAGGTCTGCAAGTAA
- the csgH gene encoding curli-like amyloid fiber formation chaperone CsgH, which produces MVQMPFTLGVIALLALGGAALAGSGNPAPTQGGVSCGVATRTAHGMTTFQGVVEAPGKLIGDYRFALVGKSNGGSSTISQGGPFSIEAGTSTILGQASLNADARVDIDFTVTAKGQTYDCSQRLTAQS; this is translated from the coding sequence ATGGTCCAGATGCCTTTTACCCTCGGCGTCATCGCCCTGCTCGCCTTGGGCGGTGCAGCCCTTGCGGGAAGTGGCAATCCCGCTCCCACACAGGGCGGTGTCAGCTGTGGCGTCGCGACCCGCACGGCCCATGGCATGACAACTTTTCAAGGCGTGGTCGAGGCCCCGGGCAAACTCATCGGCGACTACCGCTTTGCCCTTGTCGGCAAAAGCAACGGTGGCTCCAGCACAATCAGCCAGGGCGGTCCCTTCAGCATCGAAGCCGGTACATCCACCATACTGGGTCAGGCCAGCCTGAATGCAGATGCGCGGGTGGACATCGACTTCACGGTCACCGCCAAGGGACAAACTTACGATTGCTCTCAGCGCCTTACGGCGCAGAGCTGA
- a CDS encoding YciI family protein, with amino-acid sequence MRVIVFVKATADSEAGAMPSPEMLEAMGHFNEELIKAGIMQSGDGLRPSSYGKRVAFSGTQRSVIDGPFAETKELVAGFWVWNVKDMDEAIAWVKRCPNPMPTDSEIEIRPIMELDAFDEVMTPDAQAVHDRNRDHFAR; translated from the coding sequence ATGCGCGTCATCGTCTTCGTCAAGGCCACTGCCGATAGTGAAGCGGGCGCAATGCCGTCGCCCGAAATGCTGGAGGCCATGGGCCACTTCAATGAAGAGCTGATCAAGGCCGGGATCATGCAGAGCGGCGACGGGCTGAGGCCGTCATCCTATGGCAAGCGCGTTGCTTTCAGCGGCACCCAACGCTCCGTCATCGACGGCCCCTTTGCCGAAACCAAGGAATTGGTGGCCGGGTTCTGGGTCTGGAATGTCAAGGACATGGACGAGGCAATAGCCTGGGTCAAACGCTGCCCCAATCCGATGCCAACCGACAGCGAGATCGAGATTCGTCCAATCATGGAGCTCGATGCCTTCGATGAGGTCATGACGCCGGACGCCCAGGCCGTCCATGACCGCAACCGCGATCACTTTGCCCGCTGA
- the dksA gene encoding RNA polymerase-binding protein DksA, with product MSSVDVTDYRPSEDETFMNPRQREYFRNKLLNWKDEILRESRLTLENLQEESQNHPDMADRASSESDRSLELRTRDRQRKLISKIDSALKRIDDGTYGYCEETGDPIGIARLDARPTATLSLEAQELHERREKVYRDE from the coding sequence ATGTCTTCAGTTGACGTAACGGACTATCGGCCGAGCGAGGACGAGACGTTCATGAACCCGCGCCAGCGGGAATACTTCCGGAACAAGCTGCTGAACTGGAAGGACGAAATCCTGCGTGAGAGCAGGCTGACCCTCGAAAACCTGCAGGAAGAGAGCCAGAACCATCCGGACATGGCGGACCGGGCCAGCTCCGAAAGCGATCGCTCCCTCGAATTGCGCACCCGTGACCGGCAGCGCAAGCTGATCTCCAAGATCGACTCTGCCCTAAAGCGTATCGACGACGGCACCTACGGGTATTGCGAGGAAACTGGCGATCCGATCGGTATTGCCCGCCTCGATGCCCGTCCGACGGCAACTCTGAGCCTGGAAGCCCAGGAACTGCACGAGCGCCGCGAAAAAGTCTACCGCGACGAGTAG
- a CDS encoding flagellar assembly protein FliX, with amino-acid sequence MRIDGPNRTNSVAGRSQASRSGSGPAFVPAGEHGAARVSNATPVAPTAGLDAILALQAVGDFRESRRRAVKRGSQLLDLLEDLKADLLVGGIGAGQLDALAGQIAGLRERVDPALDALVDEIELRVLVELAKRGRYPQG; translated from the coding sequence TTGCGCATCGACGGCCCAAATCGCACCAATTCCGTTGCCGGCCGGTCACAAGCCAGCCGGTCGGGCAGCGGACCGGCTTTCGTGCCGGCTGGTGAGCATGGTGCGGCGCGCGTGTCCAATGCCACGCCGGTGGCGCCGACCGCTGGACTGGATGCCATTCTGGCGCTCCAGGCCGTGGGCGATTTTCGCGAAAGCCGCCGCCGCGCGGTCAAACGCGGCAGCCAATTGCTGGACCTGCTCGAAGATCTCAAGGCAGACTTGTTGGTCGGGGGTATCGGCGCCGGCCAGCTCGACGCCCTGGCAGGTCAGATTGCGGGCTTGCGCGAACGGGTCGACCCTGCACTCGATGCCCTGGTCGATGAAATTGAGCTGCGGGTTCTGGTCGAACTGGCAAAGCGCGGGCGCTATCCGCAGGGCTGA